The Halorientalis sp. IM1011 genome window below encodes:
- a CDS encoding Eco57I restriction-modification methylase domain-containing protein, which yields MPDPLPAELGGLLASVAEAAGDRSRPDWLATATDDATVRERLATVAEAAAGDDADAYQRSLSPDRRRADGHFVTDPAVATALCRWAIQPRPDDRLPRVLDPAVGSGVFPVAATRRLETLHPDSAPADRLARVVGVDTDPVALALAAHRLLDATHPDPDARCRLYESDFFTVEPGPDRDCTVADAGLVAGRFDAVVGNPPYVRQETTDIDRARAHLAAFGPDGERPYLDGDRALSRRSDAYVYFVTQATRFLREGGRLAVVVPNKWLTTRYGESFRRFLFDHYRLAAVVGFGAQVFDDAVVDAVLLLAERCTDPDRRRSTPVRFCRLDEQVSVARLLDLVDTDRAPPGGGLRARSTDACRRVTVRQGRLADRDADKLAPYLDAPEPLIRLLANPSLVTLGERCTVSRGVMTGANGFFFLDADGRATDIDDRFLAPAIKSVRDVDGRLVTTADTDRYLLDVHEYVREVQTERDADGDLEAAVRRALASDGYDGLVEYVAWGERQGFDDRRSCASRRVWFDLGPLSAPAVFVPKFFDRDVSVIANPDGLLASNAVDCLWIDAPEQTPEPANPLLQRATLGVLNATVTAAILECWGRSEGGGALQVMTYELESLPVPDPLAMSPDTRRAVAAAADDLLAGDPTARDRLDRLVLGAIDVGLGVEECRQLRTEMVERRVGSGDRGTAPLSLRER from the coding sequence ATGCCCGACCCGCTACCGGCGGAACTCGGGGGGCTGTTGGCTTCCGTCGCCGAGGCCGCGGGCGACCGGTCACGGCCAGACTGGCTGGCAACGGCCACCGACGACGCGACGGTTCGGGAGCGCCTCGCGACCGTCGCCGAGGCTGCGGCGGGAGACGATGCCGACGCCTACCAGCGGTCGCTCTCGCCGGATCGCCGCCGGGCCGACGGCCACTTCGTCACCGATCCTGCGGTCGCGACGGCGCTCTGTCGCTGGGCGATCCAGCCCCGACCGGACGACCGGCTGCCACGCGTCCTCGACCCGGCCGTCGGGAGCGGCGTCTTCCCCGTCGCGGCTACGCGACGGCTCGAAACCCTCCATCCGGACTCGGCGCCCGCCGACCGCCTCGCCCGCGTCGTCGGCGTCGACACCGATCCGGTCGCGCTCGCGCTGGCCGCGCACCGGCTACTCGACGCCACCCACCCGGACCCCGACGCCCGGTGTCGCCTCTACGAGTCCGACTTCTTCACCGTCGAGCCCGGACCCGACCGCGACTGTACCGTGGCCGACGCCGGCCTCGTCGCCGGTCGGTTCGACGCCGTCGTCGGCAACCCGCCCTACGTACGCCAGGAGACGACCGACATCGACCGCGCTCGCGCCCACCTCGCCGCGTTCGGTCCCGACGGCGAGCGACCGTATCTGGACGGTGACCGCGCCCTGAGTCGCCGTAGCGACGCCTACGTCTACTTCGTCACGCAGGCGACCCGCTTTCTCCGGGAGGGCGGCCGTCTCGCCGTCGTCGTCCCGAACAAGTGGCTCACCACGCGCTACGGCGAATCGTTCCGGCGATTCCTCTTCGACCACTACCGGCTCGCGGCCGTCGTCGGGTTCGGTGCGCAGGTGTTCGACGACGCCGTCGTCGACGCCGTCTTACTCCTGGCCGAGCGGTGTACCGACCCCGACCGCCGCCGGTCGACGCCCGTCCGATTCTGCCGACTGGACGAACAGGTGTCGGTCGCCCGCCTGCTCGATCTGGTCGACACCGACCGCGCACCGCCGGGGGGTGGCCTCCGGGCTCGCAGCACCGACGCCTGTCGTCGCGTCACGGTCCGGCAGGGCCGACTGGCCGACCGCGACGCCGACAAACTCGCGCCGTACCTCGACGCTCCCGAGCCACTGATCCGCCTGCTCGCGAACCCGTCGCTCGTCACGCTCGGCGAACGCTGTACCGTCTCTCGGGGCGTGATGACCGGCGCGAACGGGTTCTTCTTCCTCGACGCCGACGGCCGGGCCACCGACATCGACGACCGCTTCCTCGCGCCCGCGATCAAGAGCGTCCGTGACGTGGACGGCCGCCTCGTCACCACCGCCGACACCGACCGCTACCTGCTCGACGTGCACGAGTACGTTCGGGAGGTCCAGACCGAACGGGACGCCGACGGCGACCTCGAAGCCGCGGTCCGTCGCGCGCTCGCCTCCGACGGCTACGACGGACTGGTCGAGTACGTCGCGTGGGGCGAACGGCAGGGATTCGACGACCGCCGATCGTGTGCCAGCCGCCGGGTCTGGTTCGACCTCGGGCCGCTGTCGGCTCCGGCGGTGTTCGTCCCGAAGTTCTTCGACCGCGATGTCTCCGTGATCGCCAATCCCGACGGCCTGCTGGCGAGCAACGCCGTCGACTGTCTCTGGATCGACGCCCCCGAGCAGACCCCCGAACCCGCGAACCCGCTCCTCCAGCGGGCCACGCTCGGCGTCCTCAACGCGACGGTGACCGCGGCGATTCTGGAGTGTTGGGGCCGCAGCGAGGGCGGCGGGGCGCTCCAGGTGATGACCTACGAACTCGAATCGCTACCCGTCCCGGACCCGCTGGCGATGTCTCCCGACACTCGTCGCGCGGTCGCCGCGGCCGCCGACGACCTGCTGGCCGGCGACCCGACGGCACGCGACCGACTGGATCGGCTCGTCCTCGGCGCCATCGACGTGGGTCTCGGGGTCGAGGAGTGTCGGCAACTCAGAACGGAGATGGTCGAACGTCGCGTCGGGTCGGGCGACCGCGGGACCGCGCCGCTGTCTCTACGCGAGCGGTAG
- a CDS encoding aldo/keto reductase: MVDNQSDTFDIGGELTVHRLGFGAMRLCGEEIIGPPEDEESARDVLRRAVELGVDFVDTADSYGPGVSERLIREAGVADETVVATKAGLLRNREGDWLPHGDPDYIRNQVLASRDRLGVETIDLYQFHRPDPDTPFEESVEAFAELQDEGLVDHVGLSNVTVEQLETARDIVDVATVQNSYNLADPEGDYGSDRVLDACEEYGIGFIPYFPLGAGDLGEKADVIDDIAADYDASRMQIALAWLLQHSPVTLPIPGTSSLDHLEENVAASGIELTSDEIARLSE; encoded by the coding sequence ATGGTCGACAACCAGAGCGACACCTTCGACATCGGCGGCGAGTTGACCGTCCACCGACTGGGGTTCGGCGCGATGCGGCTCTGCGGTGAGGAGATAATCGGCCCACCCGAGGACGAGGAATCCGCACGCGATGTCCTGCGGCGCGCGGTCGAACTGGGCGTCGACTTCGTCGACACCGCGGACTCGTACGGCCCGGGCGTGAGCGAGCGGCTCATCCGCGAGGCCGGCGTAGCCGACGAAACCGTCGTCGCCACCAAGGCGGGCCTGCTCCGCAACCGCGAGGGCGACTGGCTGCCCCACGGTGACCCCGACTACATCCGCAACCAGGTGCTCGCGAGCCGCGACCGGCTCGGGGTCGAGACCATCGACCTCTACCAGTTCCACCGGCCCGACCCGGACACGCCCTTCGAGGAGTCGGTCGAGGCCTTCGCCGAACTGCAAGACGAGGGACTGGTCGACCACGTCGGACTGAGCAACGTCACCGTCGAGCAACTGGAGACCGCCCGCGACATCGTCGACGTGGCGACCGTCCAGAACAGCTACAACCTCGCCGACCCGGAGGGCGATTACGGCTCCGACCGCGTCCTCGACGCCTGCGAGGAGTACGGCATCGGCTTCATCCCGTACTTCCCGCTGGGTGCCGGCGACCTCGGCGAGAAAGCCGACGTGATCGACGATATCGCCGCCGACTACGACGCCTCCCGGATGCAGATCGCGCTGGCGTGGCTCCTCCAGCACTCGCCGGTGACGCTCCCGATCCCCGGCACGTCCAGCCTCGACCATCTCGAAGAGAACGTCGCCGCGTCCGGGATCGAGTTGACCAGCGACGAGATCGCGCGCCTGAGCGAGTAG
- a CDS encoding cupin domain-containing protein, with the protein MERVDFDAAETYEPDEGWRRVALAGSEDASLEWFEKPPGHSSPMHDHENGQVCLVLAGELTVYTEDDEATLGQYDSVWLDPWESHRVENTGDETAVGLDIFTPGRSFDFWTDRE; encoded by the coding sequence ATGGAACGCGTGGACTTCGACGCGGCCGAGACGTACGAACCGGACGAGGGCTGGCGACGGGTCGCGCTCGCGGGGAGCGAGGACGCCAGTCTGGAGTGGTTCGAGAAACCGCCGGGCCACTCCTCGCCGATGCACGACCACGAGAACGGCCAGGTCTGTCTGGTCCTCGCCGGCGAACTCACCGTCTACACCGAGGACGACGAAGCCACACTCGGCCAGTACGACTCCGTCTGGCTCGACCCCTGGGAGTCCCACCGGGTCGAGAACACCGGCGACGAGACCGCCGTGGGACTGGATATCTTCACGCCCGGCCGATCCTTCGACTTCTGGACCGACCGGGAGTGA
- a CDS encoding DUF429 domain-containing protein, translating to MSDEPLYVGVAYSTGEWLAVAFAADGFDHADVFPEVGNVWAEYEGVAESILVDVPVGLREEGEEPRPPERAAREVLGSRAEAITDPPIREAARKRRYPAAARVTERKTGRDLSRTAFERSDAIVALDDLLQEVSEARPVIAEAHPEVCFRAFAGTTLEEDPATAAGYAERMRALATFDRDAPPVVQRAAEATSGHAVTVADVLDAVALGYTARPGPGSIHTLPADPPTDPTGLPMRLLYRAETPLEAE from the coding sequence ATGAGCGACGAGCCCCTGTACGTCGGCGTCGCCTACAGCACCGGCGAGTGGTTGGCGGTCGCGTTCGCCGCCGACGGGTTCGACCACGCCGACGTGTTCCCCGAAGTCGGGAACGTCTGGGCCGAGTACGAGGGCGTCGCCGAGTCGATTCTCGTCGACGTGCCCGTGGGGCTCCGCGAGGAGGGCGAGGAGCCGCGACCACCGGAGCGAGCAGCCCGCGAGGTACTCGGTTCCCGTGCCGAGGCGATCACCGACCCCCCGATTCGGGAAGCCGCGCGGAAGCGACGATACCCGGCGGCGGCCCGTGTCACCGAACGCAAGACCGGACGGGACCTCTCCCGGACAGCCTTCGAACGCAGCGACGCCATCGTCGCCCTCGACGACCTCCTGCAGGAGGTCTCGGAGGCCCGACCCGTGATCGCCGAGGCCCACCCCGAGGTCTGTTTCCGGGCGTTCGCCGGAACGACGCTCGAAGAGGATCCCGCCACGGCCGCGGGCTACGCCGAGCGGATGCGCGCGCTCGCGACCTTCGACCGGGACGCCCCGCCGGTGGTCCAGCGCGCGGCCGAGGCCACGAGCGGCCACGCCGTCACCGTCGCCGACGTACTCGACGCCGTGGCGCTGGGCTACACCGCCCGCCCGGGTCCCGGTTCGATCCACACGCTCCCCGCCGACCCGCCGACCGATCCGACCGGACTCCCGATGAGACTGCTCTACCGGGCGGAGACGCCACTGGAAGCAGAGTAG
- a CDS encoding cold-shock protein: protein MANGTVDFFNDTGGYGFIDTEDADEDVFFHMEDVGGPDLEEGQEVEFDIEQADKGPRATNVTRL, encoded by the coding sequence ATGGCAAACGGTACGGTTGATTTCTTCAACGACACAGGCGGTTACGGTTTCATCGACACAGAGGATGCGGACGAGGACGTGTTCTTCCACATGGAAGACGTCGGCGGCCCGGACCTCGAAGAAGGACAGGAAGTCGAATTCGACATCGAACAGGCCGACAAGGGTCCGCGGGCGACCAACGTCACCCGCCTGTAA
- a CDS encoding Fic family protein, with the protein MKDGYLVDSPAPGKYLSADSGASLPASKFYLPNNLPPSIELSPAVIEANGRAMHSLGRLDGFWSEIEDPDAAFGLFVYKEAEQSSQVEGTQVTVSDMLRKGTDSKDVREARNYAEALRAATRELLREGRSRRNLSLDLVTSLHESLMESGRTDDEDPRPGEFRSRYVWIEEENQNGYGTNVRFVPPKPSAAESKMENFEEYMQSDGEYPDLVDIGLLHYQLETIHPFVDGNGRVGRLLIVLLLIASDILVHPLFYLSSYIRRNRDEYTDLLLAVNEEGEWNAWLEFFLDGIREQADEAFSRAKLLLRLRTEYRERYSDAAPSVRELADVAFVEPIFTASRAAELIDMSYPAANKAVDRLEADGLLEERTGKERYREFRATDVLDVLNRDVEEIPSPGELMAE; encoded by the coding sequence ATGAAAGACGGGTACCTCGTCGATTCACCGGCGCCGGGAAAGTACCTGTCCGCCGATTCCGGCGCTTCGCTTCCCGCGTCGAAGTTCTACCTGCCGAACAACCTGCCGCCGTCGATAGAGCTGTCACCGGCGGTCATCGAGGCGAACGGCCGGGCGATGCACTCGCTCGGTCGGCTCGACGGGTTCTGGAGCGAGATCGAAGACCCCGACGCGGCGTTCGGGCTGTTCGTCTACAAGGAGGCCGAGCAGTCGTCGCAGGTGGAGGGGACGCAGGTGACCGTCTCGGACATGTTGCGGAAGGGAACCGACTCGAAGGACGTCCGGGAAGCCCGGAACTACGCCGAGGCGTTACGGGCCGCGACGAGGGAACTGCTCCGAGAGGGACGAAGCCGTCGGAACCTCTCCCTCGACCTCGTTACGTCGCTTCACGAGTCGCTCATGGAGTCCGGCCGAACGGACGACGAGGATCCCCGTCCAGGGGAGTTCCGCTCAAGGTACGTCTGGATCGAAGAGGAAAATCAGAACGGCTACGGAACCAACGTCCGGTTCGTCCCGCCGAAGCCGAGCGCCGCGGAGTCGAAGATGGAGAACTTCGAGGAGTACATGCAGTCGGACGGTGAGTACCCCGATCTGGTCGATATCGGGCTCCTCCACTATCAGCTCGAGACCATCCACCCGTTCGTCGACGGGAACGGACGCGTGGGGCGTCTCCTCATCGTCTTGCTGCTGATCGCGTCGGATATCCTCGTCCACCCGCTCTTCTATCTCAGCTCCTACATCCGCCGCAACCGCGACGAGTACACCGACCTCCTGTTGGCAGTCAACGAGGAGGGCGAGTGGAACGCCTGGCTCGAATTCTTCCTCGACGGAATCCGAGAGCAGGCCGACGAAGCGTTCAGCCGCGCGAAGCTCCTCCTCCGGCTGCGGACGGAGTACCGAGAGCGGTACAGCGACGCCGCGCCGTCCGTCCGAGAACTCGCCGACGTCGCCTTCGTCGAACCGATTTTCACCGCCTCTCGGGCGGCGGAACTGATCGACATGTCGTACCCGGCGGCCAACAAGGCGGTCGACCGTCTCGAGGCGGACGGACTGCTCGAGGAACGGACCGGCAAAGAGCGATACCGAGAGTTCCGGGCCACGGACGTCCTCGACGTCCTGAATCGGGACGTCGAAGAGATCCCGTCACCAGGTGAACTCATGGCCGAGTGA
- a CDS encoding A/G-specific adenine glycosylase, protein MPTSRRKGLQERLLEWYDENGRHDLPWREEGRSVFEVLIAEVLLQRTTATAVAGAYVPVVSRYPSPEAMVAAPSGEIRDRIAPLGLSKRAAYLERISGQLLDRHSGRVPRVRSDLSRLHGVGEYTARSVSVHSHGEPVAAVDTNVERLLSRFYGIDPDESGVQGLADDLTPPGRSSDFLHAMLDFAAAVCTARSPNCLVCPISADCESPENKDERR, encoded by the coding sequence ATGCCGACGAGTCGTCGAAAGGGGTTACAGGAGCGGTTACTCGAGTGGTACGACGAAAACGGCCGTCACGACCTCCCGTGGCGCGAGGAAGGGCGGTCGGTGTTCGAGGTTTTGATCGCGGAAGTCCTGCTCCAGCGCACGACGGCGACCGCGGTCGCCGGCGCGTACGTTCCCGTCGTTTCCCGGTACCCGTCGCCCGAGGCGATGGTCGCCGCGCCATCCGGGGAGATACGCGACCGCATCGCTCCGCTGGGCCTCTCGAAGCGCGCGGCCTATTTGGAACGGATATCGGGGCAGCTGCTCGATCGCCACTCCGGTCGGGTACCGCGAGTCCGCTCGGATCTATCGCGGCTCCACGGGGTGGGGGAGTACACCGCGAGGTCGGTTTCGGTCCATTCTCACGGCGAACCCGTCGCGGCCGTGGACACGAACGTCGAGCGGTTGCTGTCCAGGTTCTACGGCATCGATCCCGACGAAAGCGGCGTCCAAGGCCTCGCAGACGACCTCACGCCGCCGGGACGCAGTAGCGACTTCCTCCACGCCATGCTCGACTTCGCCGCCGCGGTGTGTACCGCTCGGTCACCGAATTGCTTGGTCTGTCCGATCAGCGCCGACTGTGAGAGCCCGGAGAACAAAGACGAGAGGAGGTGA
- a CDS encoding DUF192 domain-containing protein encodes MPSRAVNAITAGLLLILAVALVVQFGFLTPPLDPSDYENATLTVRDDNGTTLATVDVRVADTDRKRYVGLSETASLDPGEGMLFVHDGVDTRAYVMRNMSVPLDILFLAPNGTITTIHHAATEPGESGDELTKYEGRGKYVLEVPRGYTNETGIDEGDTVEIPDEIE; translated from the coding sequence ATGCCGTCCCGGGCCGTCAACGCGATCACGGCGGGGTTGCTCCTGATCCTCGCCGTCGCCCTCGTCGTCCAGTTCGGGTTCCTCACGCCACCGCTGGACCCGAGCGACTACGAGAACGCCACGCTCACCGTCCGGGACGACAACGGCACGACGCTCGCCACCGTCGACGTCCGCGTCGCCGACACCGACCGCAAACGCTACGTCGGCCTCAGCGAAACCGCCAGCCTCGACCCCGGCGAGGGCATGCTGTTCGTCCACGACGGCGTCGACACCCGCGCCTACGTCATGCGGAACATGTCCGTCCCGCTCGACATCCTCTTTCTCGCCCCGAACGGCACGATCACGACGATCCACCACGCAGCCACCGAACCCGGCGAGAGCGGCGACGAGCTCACGAAGTACGAGGGCCGCGGGAAGTACGTCCTGGAAGTCCCGCGCGGCTACACGAACGAGACCGGGATCGACGAGGGCGACACCGTCGAGATTCCCGATGAGATCGAGTGA
- a CDS encoding DUF192 domain-containing protein, whose translation MVRNALLIVAVVGTLALAGCTGGPSGATPTETTDVTDTTTNPNNEANGTEPQVELRDANGTVLGTVSVAIADNGSERWTGLSETERLNESEGMLFVYDSPQRNAAYVMRDMDFPLDIVFVAPNGTITTIHHAATEPGVAEENLTHYPGDGQYVLEVNRGYTNRTGLTVGDTVAIPAEIATSDATPNPGSED comes from the coding sequence GTGGTCCGGAACGCCCTGCTGATCGTGGCGGTGGTGGGAACGCTCGCCCTCGCGGGCTGTACCGGCGGCCCGAGCGGAGCGACGCCGACCGAGACGACCGACGTGACCGACACGACGACGAACCCGAACAACGAGGCAAATGGGACGGAACCACAGGTCGAACTCCGGGACGCGAACGGGACGGTGCTGGGGACCGTATCGGTCGCCATCGCGGACAACGGGAGCGAGCGGTGGACAGGTCTCAGCGAGACCGAGCGGTTGAACGAGAGCGAGGGGATGCTGTTCGTCTACGACTCGCCCCAGCGGAACGCGGCGTACGTCATGCGGGACATGGACTTCCCGCTGGACATCGTCTTCGTCGCCCCGAACGGCACGATCACGACCATCCACCACGCCGCCACCGAGCCGGGCGTGGCCGAGGAGAACCTCACGCACTACCCGGGCGACGGGCAGTACGTGCTGGAGGTGAACCGCGGGTACACCAACCGCACCGGTCTCACCGTGGGCGACACGGTCGCGATACCGGCCGAGATCGCCACGTCGGACGCGACGCCGAATCCCGGCAGCGAGGACTGA
- a CDS encoding ABC transporter ATP-binding protein yields the protein MDIGAAETEDDPFEEARERAENPMRRLFAEYGRENRLWFAVGLFGSVVARVLDLLPPVLLGLAVDAVFRGDKSFTLLLVPDAWIPATRDGQLLLTVGLIAGAFFIGATFHWVRNWGWNGFAQQIQHDIRTDTYDKMQRLDMDFFADKQTGEMMSILSNDVNRLENFLNDGMNSAFRLGVMVLGIAAILFWINWQLAVIALVPVPLIAFFTYRFIKTIQPKYAEVRSSVGQVNSRLENNLGGIQVIKSANTEPYESDRVEDVSRDYFDANWDAIDTRIKFFPGLRIISGIGFILTFAVGGYWVLVFEQTGQAPWFFTGPLYVGEFVTFILLNQRFIWPMAQFGQIINMYQRARASAERIFGLMDTPARIAEEPDAKDLQLGEGRVEYEDVSFAYESEDKPVLEDVSFEVDGGETFALVGPTGAGKSTVLKLLMRMYDVDEGTIRVDGQDVRDVTIRSLRENIGYVSQETFLFYGTVAENIQYGTFDAEREDVIEAAKRAEAHEFITNLPEGYDTEVGERGVKLSGGQRQRIAIARAILKDPEILVLDEATSDVDTETEMLIQRSLDRLAEDRTTFAIAHRLSTIKDADRIVVVEDGRIVERGTHEELLGENGLYANLWAVQAGEIEELPEEFVERATERRAKTDADDD from the coding sequence ATGGATATCGGTGCTGCCGAGACCGAGGACGACCCGTTCGAGGAGGCCCGGGAGCGAGCCGAGAACCCGATGCGACGGCTGTTCGCCGAGTACGGCCGCGAGAACCGGCTGTGGTTCGCCGTCGGGCTGTTCGGCAGCGTCGTCGCCCGCGTCCTCGACCTCCTCCCGCCGGTGTTGTTGGGACTGGCGGTCGACGCGGTCTTCCGCGGCGACAAGTCCTTCACCCTGCTGCTGGTCCCCGACGCCTGGATCCCGGCGACACGCGACGGCCAGCTCCTCCTGACGGTGGGCCTCATCGCCGGCGCGTTCTTCATCGGCGCGACCTTCCACTGGGTGCGCAACTGGGGCTGGAACGGCTTCGCCCAGCAGATCCAGCACGACATCCGCACCGACACGTACGACAAGATGCAGCGGCTGGACATGGATTTCTTCGCCGACAAGCAGACCGGCGAGATGATGTCGATCCTCTCGAACGACGTGAATCGGTTAGAGAACTTCCTCAACGACGGGATGAACTCCGCGTTCCGGCTCGGGGTGATGGTCCTCGGCATCGCCGCCATCCTCTTCTGGATCAACTGGCAACTCGCCGTCATCGCGCTGGTCCCCGTCCCCCTGATCGCCTTCTTCACCTACCGGTTCATCAAGACGATCCAGCCCAAGTACGCCGAGGTCCGCTCCTCGGTGGGGCAGGTCAACTCCCGCCTCGAGAACAACCTCGGCGGGATCCAGGTGATCAAGAGCGCAAACACCGAGCCCTACGAGTCGGATCGGGTCGAGGATGTCTCGCGGGACTACTTCGACGCCAACTGGGACGCCATCGACACCCGGATCAAGTTCTTCCCCGGCCTGCGGATCATCTCCGGGATCGGCTTCATCCTGACCTTCGCCGTCGGCGGCTACTGGGTCCTCGTGTTCGAGCAGACCGGGCAGGCCCCCTGGTTTTTCACCGGGCCGCTGTACGTCGGCGAGTTCGTCACCTTCATCCTGCTCAACCAGCGGTTCATCTGGCCGATGGCCCAGTTCGGGCAGATCATCAACATGTACCAGCGGGCCCGCGCCTCCGCCGAGCGCATCTTCGGCCTGATGGACACCCCCGCCCGCATCGCCGAGGAACCCGACGCCAAGGACCTCCAACTCGGCGAGGGCCGCGTCGAGTACGAGGACGTGAGTTTCGCCTACGAGAGCGAGGACAAACCGGTGCTGGAAGACGTGTCCTTCGAGGTCGACGGCGGCGAGACGTTCGCGCTGGTCGGGCCGACAGGCGCGGGCAAATCCACGGTCCTCAAGCTCCTGATGCGGATGTACGACGTGGACGAGGGGACCATCCGCGTCGACGGCCAGGACGTGCGGGACGTGACGATCAGGAGCCTTCGGGAGAATATCGGGTACGTCAGCCAGGAGACGTTCCTCTTCTACGGCACCGTCGCCGAGAACATCCAGTACGGCACCTTCGACGCCGAACGGGAGGACGTGATCGAGGCCGCCAAACGCGCCGAAGCCCACGAGTTCATCACGAACCTGCCGGAGGGCTACGACACCGAGGTGGGCGAGCGCGGCGTGAAGCTCTCGGGCGGGCAGCGCCAGCGCATCGCCATCGCGCGGGCGATCCTCAAAGACCCCGAGATACTCGTGCTGGACGAGGCGACCAGCGACGTGGACACCGAGACCGAGATGTTGATCCAGCGCTCGCTGGACCGCCTCGCCGAGGATCGCACGACCTTCGCCATCGCCCACCGGCTCTCGACGATCAAGGACGCCGACCGGATCGTCGTGGTCGAGGACGGCCGGATCGTCGAACGCGGGACGCACGAGGAACTGCTGGGCGAGAACGGACTGTACGCCAACCTCTGGGCGGTGCAGGCCGGCGAGATCGAGGAGCTTCCAGAAGAGTTCGTCGAGCGGGCGACCGAACGACGGGCGAAGACGGATGCCGACGACGACTAA
- a CDS encoding TRAM domain-containing protein, with amino-acid sequence MQPLWIGGGVAAVVVLLLVIVLLRRWRSSSGARESKRAHEAAQERDPPVELGETYEFGITEFTDHHSGDRVAVGKVEGFVLFTEDVPDSTSEGDVIRAKVLSFNKGKTSADATFVERV; translated from the coding sequence ATGCAACCACTCTGGATCGGGGGCGGCGTCGCGGCCGTGGTCGTTCTCCTGCTGGTGATCGTCCTCCTCCGGCGGTGGCGCTCGTCCTCGGGCGCACGCGAGTCGAAACGAGCACACGAGGCCGCACAGGAACGGGACCCGCCGGTCGAACTGGGCGAGACCTACGAGTTCGGAATCACCGAGTTCACCGACCACCACTCCGGCGACCGGGTCGCCGTCGGCAAGGTCGAAGGGTTCGTCCTGTTCACCGAGGACGTGCCCGACTCGACCTCGGAGGGTGACGTGATCCGCGCGAAAGTCCTCTCGTTCAACAAGGGGAAGACGTCCGCCGACGCGACGTTCGTCGAGCGAGTCTAG
- a CDS encoding creatininase family protein yields MHLAEATWTDADAADADLAVLPVGSTEQHGPHAPLGTDVLTAEAVAERGADRYESETDESVVVAPPIPVGVAEEHRQFTGTLWVSEDTFRDYVRETVESLQSHGWQRVVVVNGHGGNVAALRETCARVTRHTDGYATAFTWFDAVDPDEVTMGHGGPLETSALAYLHPELVREDRLDEAAAGGADGWGEWHSGVNLAYDSAEFSENGTVGDPREGDPELGERLVDDAATALSALLERVADRDLELPDHR; encoded by the coding sequence ATGCACCTCGCCGAGGCCACCTGGACCGACGCCGACGCCGCCGACGCCGACCTCGCCGTCCTCCCGGTCGGCAGCACCGAACAGCACGGCCCCCACGCACCGCTTGGGACGGACGTTCTCACCGCCGAAGCCGTCGCCGAGCGTGGCGCGGACCGCTACGAGAGCGAGACCGACGAGTCCGTCGTGGTGGCACCCCCGATCCCGGTGGGCGTCGCCGAGGAACACCGCCAGTTCACCGGGACGCTGTGGGTGAGCGAGGACACCTTCCGGGACTACGTGCGCGAGACCGTCGAGAGCCTGCAGTCCCACGGCTGGCAACGAGTCGTCGTCGTCAACGGCCACGGCGGCAACGTCGCCGCGCTCCGGGAGACCTGCGCTCGCGTCACCCGCCACACCGACGGGTACGCGACCGCCTTCACCTGGTTCGATGCCGTCGATCCCGACGAGGTGACGATGGGCCACGGCGGCCCCCTCGAAACGAGCGCGCTGGCCTATCTTCATCCGGAACTGGTCCGGGAGGATCGACTGGACGAGGCTGCCGCGGGCGGTGCCGACGGCTGGGGCGAGTGGCACAGTGGTGTCAATCTGGCCTACGACAGCGCGGAGTTCAGCGAGAACGGGACGGTCGGGGACCCCCGCGAGGGGGACCCAGAACTCGGCGAGCGACTGGTCGACGACGCGGCGACGGCGCTGTCGGCGCTACTGGAGCGAGTGGCGGACCGCGATCTCGAACTGCCGGACCACCGCTAA